A portion of the Achromobacter sp. MFA1 R4 genome contains these proteins:
- a CDS encoding ATP-binding protein: MNARAPLDWTDANQQLLAAEFARLRARLSKPGSRPARHGAQQRVQARAALDGDAAIDQLTTAFGLSAFERDLLLLCAGVEMDAALADCCAQAQGRGGGLRHASFALALAALDGAHWSALSPQRPLRRWRLLDVDDAADLSTARLRIDERVLHFLAGLNEPDAHLRPLLRPAMPLPFAAPAHEAATQQIAGQIAAAHDAPLPVFVLEGDDPGAQEDVAARAARAAGLACLTLRAEDIPADAADRDALLTRWQREAVLLGAGLYVDASEGLTPAARHLVEQAGGLCLLGVREPVTLRAASRHHAVSRPQEADRRILWRQALGPEAAAHAGEALDQAASQFGLDARTLQLTAAALAPALREPGVDPHAALWQASAQASRRRLDGLAQRLTPAAGWDDLVLPDPQMAVLRQIAAHLRQRHRVHQDWGFAAAQSRGLGLATLFTGESGTGKTLAAEALARETGLDLYRIDLSAVVSKYIGETEKNLRRLFEAAEDGGAILLFDEADALFGKRSEVKDSHDRYANIEISYLLQRMESYRGLAVLTTNLKSNLDNAFLRRLRFVVQFPFPDQELRARIWRGVFPAATPTRGLDPRQLARLNLTGGSIRNVALNAAFLAADAGTEVTMAHVLQAAHAEAAKRERPLADAETRGWP; the protein is encoded by the coding sequence ATGAATGCGCGCGCGCCCCTGGACTGGACCGACGCCAACCAGCAATTGCTGGCCGCCGAATTCGCGCGGCTGCGCGCAAGGCTGAGCAAGCCCGGCAGCCGCCCGGCGCGTCACGGCGCGCAACAGCGCGTGCAGGCCCGCGCCGCGCTGGATGGCGACGCGGCCATCGACCAATTGACCACGGCCTTCGGCCTGTCGGCATTCGAGCGCGACCTCCTCTTGCTGTGCGCCGGCGTCGAAATGGACGCGGCCCTGGCCGACTGCTGCGCCCAGGCGCAGGGCCGCGGCGGCGGCCTGCGCCACGCCAGTTTTGCGCTGGCCCTGGCCGCGCTCGACGGCGCGCACTGGAGCGCCCTGTCGCCGCAACGGCCGCTGCGCCGCTGGCGGCTGCTGGATGTGGACGATGCGGCGGACCTGAGCACGGCGCGCCTGCGCATCGACGAACGCGTGCTGCACTTTCTGGCCGGCCTGAACGAACCCGACGCGCATCTGCGTCCGCTGCTGCGCCCCGCGATGCCGCTGCCCTTTGCGGCGCCCGCGCACGAGGCGGCGACGCAGCAGATCGCCGGGCAGATCGCCGCCGCCCATGACGCCCCCCTGCCCGTCTTTGTGCTCGAAGGCGACGACCCCGGCGCGCAGGAAGACGTGGCCGCCCGCGCCGCGCGCGCCGCCGGGCTCGCCTGCCTGACGCTGCGGGCCGAAGACATCCCGGCCGACGCCGCCGACCGCGACGCGCTGCTGACGCGCTGGCAGCGCGAGGCGGTGCTGCTGGGCGCCGGACTGTACGTCGACGCCTCGGAGGGCCTCACACCCGCGGCGCGGCATCTGGTCGAACAGGCGGGCGGCCTGTGCCTGCTGGGCGTGCGCGAACCGGTCACACTGCGCGCGGCGTCGCGCCACCATGCGGTGTCCCGGCCGCAGGAGGCCGACCGGCGCATTCTGTGGCGCCAGGCGCTGGGACCCGAGGCGGCCGCGCACGCCGGCGAGGCCCTGGACCAGGCCGCCAGCCAGTTCGGTCTGGACGCGCGCACCCTGCAGCTCACCGCCGCCGCACTCGCGCCCGCGCTGCGCGAGCCCGGCGTCGATCCGCACGCCGCGCTCTGGCAGGCCAGCGCGCAGGCCAGCCGCCGCCGCCTCGACGGCCTGGCCCAGCGCCTGACGCCCGCGGCCGGCTGGGACGATCTGGTGCTGCCCGATCCGCAGATGGCGGTCCTGCGCCAGATCGCGGCGCATCTGCGCCAGCGCCACCGCGTCCACCAGGATTGGGGCTTCGCGGCCGCGCAGTCCCGCGGGCTGGGCCTGGCCACCCTGTTTACGGGCGAGAGCGGCACGGGCAAGACCCTGGCCGCCGAGGCCCTGGCGCGCGAGACCGGGCTGGACCTGTACCGCATCGACCTGTCGGCGGTGGTCAGCAAGTACATCGGCGAAACCGAGAAGAACCTGCGCCGCCTGTTCGAGGCCGCGGAAGACGGCGGCGCGATCCTGCTGTTCGACGAAGCCGACGCGCTGTTCGGCAAGCGCTCGGAAGTCAAGGACAGCCATGACCGCTACGCCAACATCGAGATCAGCTACCTGCTGCAGCGCATGGAGTCGTATCGCGGCCTGGCCGTGCTGACCACCAATCTGAAATCCAATCTGGACAACGCCTTCCTGCGGCGGCTGCGCTTCGTCGTGCAGTTTCCGTTTCCCGACCAGGAACTGCGCGCCCGCATCTGGCGCGGCGTGTTCCCGGCCGCCACGCCGACCCGCGGCCTGGACCCGCGCCAACTGGCGCGCCTGAACCTGACGGGCGGCAGCATCCGCAACGTCGCGCTGAACGCGGCCTTCCTGGCCGCCGACGCCGGCACCGAAGTCACCATGGCTCACGTGCTGCAAGCCGCGCACGCCGAAGCCGCCAAACGCGAACGGCCCCTGGCCGACGCCGAAACGAGAGGATGGCCATGA
- a CDS encoding DUF4157 domain-containing protein, translated as MRTSASLFSPRPDTAPPRSRLVQRRCACGCGGKSSCAVSRRTGGAARDSATVPGQVEDVLRSPGAPMAAADRAEFEQRYGHDFSRVRIHADSQAAASARALQAQAYTVGPHVAFGAGRYAPGTPAGRALLAHELAHVVQQQARYQPGLPLELGPAHSPQEAEADRAAHRLGQPLPAPGLAQTVQRAGMGDLRVAEAEARKCPATHTMPNDVFDAINDAWSKSGHGGDTVTEHGGRIVSDKDGKRVIRTGSGGGGSITLPAEQKGDYTLGTFHTHPYSKSEKSRLGVAFSGGDVANFMAGNQGWVKYVGAGSCNYALNIQDYEAVYDCRKRNVDFKTRWNDAFAAATGTFQAKVESAVRASIDGCGICFYRACRPDAASAVPKSMSLI; from the coding sequence ATGAGAACGTCGGCCTCCTTGTTTTCGCCACGGCCCGACACCGCGCCGCCGCGCTCGCGCCTGGTGCAGCGCCGCTGCGCCTGCGGCTGCGGCGGCAAGTCGTCGTGCGCGGTCTCGCGGCGCACGGGCGGCGCGGCGCGGGACAGCGCGACGGTCCCCGGCCAGGTGGAGGACGTGCTGCGCAGCCCCGGCGCGCCGATGGCGGCGGCCGACCGGGCGGAATTCGAACAACGCTACGGCCATGATTTCAGCCGCGTGCGCATCCACGCGGATTCGCAGGCCGCGGCGTCGGCGCGCGCGCTGCAGGCGCAGGCCTACACAGTCGGGCCGCATGTGGCCTTCGGCGCCGGCCGCTATGCGCCGGGCACCCCGGCGGGACGCGCCCTGCTCGCGCACGAACTGGCGCACGTGGTCCAGCAGCAGGCGCGCTACCAGCCGGGGTTGCCGCTGGAACTGGGCCCGGCGCACTCGCCGCAGGAGGCCGAGGCCGACCGCGCCGCGCACCGCCTCGGCCAGCCCCTGCCCGCGCCCGGCCTGGCGCAGACCGTGCAGCGCGCCGGCATGGGCGACCTGCGCGTGGCCGAAGCCGAGGCGCGCAAATGCCCGGCGACGCACACCATGCCGAACGACGTGTTCGACGCCATCAACGACGCCTGGTCCAAGTCCGGACACGGCGGCGACACGGTGACCGAACATGGCGGACGCATCGTGTCCGACAAGGACGGCAAGCGCGTCATCCGCACCGGCTCGGGCGGCGGCGGCAGCATCACGCTGCCGGCCGAGCAGAAGGGCGACTACACCCTGGGCACCTTTCACACCCATCCCTACAGCAAGTCCGAAAAGTCCAGGCTGGGCGTGGCGTTCTCGGGCGGCGACGTGGCCAACTTCATGGCCGGCAATCAGGGCTGGGTGAAGTACGTGGGCGCCGGCAGTTGCAACTATGCGCTGAACATCCAGGACTACGAGGCCGTGTACGACTGCCGCAAGCGCAACGTGGACTTCAAGACGCGCTGGAACGACGCGTTCGCCGCGGCCACCGGCACGTTCCAGGCCAAGGTCGAGTCCGCGGTGCGGGCCTCCATCGACGGCTGCGGCATCTGCTTCTACCGCGCCTGCCGGCCGGATGCGGCCAGCGCCGTCCCCAAGAGCATGAGCCTGATTTAG